ACGAGGTCCTCGTCAGCGTGACCGACACGGGGACGTGGAAGGAGCACAGCACGCGGTCCGTCGGCGGTCGCGGGATGGACCTGATGCGCAAGCTCGTGCCGTCCGTCCAGGTCAACCGGCACCCGGTGGGCACGACGGTCGTCTTCCGCTACCCGCGCGAACCGGAGCACCTGGATGAGCTTGCCGCTGCACGAGCTTGAGCTCGACGTGCGCGACGGCGCGCTCGTCGCCACCGTCGTCGGCGAGATCGACCTGACGAACGTCGCCGCGATCGAGGGGCGGATCCTCGAGGTCGCACGGCGCGAGCGCGTGCGCGTCGTCGTCCTCGACATGTCGCGCGTCGAGTACCTCGACAGCGCGGCGTTCGCCGCCATTCAGCGCATCGCCGCGGTCGTCCCGGTCAAGCTGGCCGTCGCACGGACGGCGACGGTGTACCGCGCGGTGATCGTCGCGGGCCTCGACCGGATGGCACCGACGTTCGAGACGGTCGCCGCGGCGCTGCGCTCGAACGGCTGATCAGATCGCGAAGACGTCGGTCGCGTCGGGGAGTCGTGCTGCCGAGTGGTCGATCCGGACGGGCGCCCCGGGGCCGTCGCCGACCGGACCGGGCGGGCGCGGTCCCGTCCGCTCGAACGCCCGCACGACGACGTCGACGAACGCGTCGGGCCGGTCGTTCTGCAGGTAGTGGTTCGCGTCGGGAACGAGCCACAGCTCGTTCGAGCCCGGCTTCGCGCGCACGTAGTGCTCCCACACGTGGGTCGCGACGCGCGGCGGCGAGACGGTGTCGCACATGCCCCAGACGACGGTCGTGGGCACGTCGCTGGTCGCGAGCGACCGCAGCCAGGTCACCTCGTGCTCGGCGCGTTCGCGCAGGTACTGGATCGTGTCGTGCAGCACGGCCGTCCCGTCCGCGAACGCGAACGTCGTCGCGAGCGCGGCGACCGTCGGGTCGTCGGGCCCGCGCGGCGGCGTGAACGTGGAGGCTCCCATGCCCTGCGCGAGCGCGTCGGCGGTCACGAGGTCGCGCACCGCCTCCCACCCCGCGGGGTCGAGCACGCGCTTCTGGAACTCGGTGAGGTTGGCGAGGGGCAGGAAGATGTTCCCGTTGGCGAGGACGAGGTGGTCGAGCGCGAGGCCGTCGACCTCGCCGCGCGCGATGCGCTCGTGCAGGAGCAGCGCGACGCTGTCGCCCCGGTCGTGCGCGACGACGCGGCAGCGGCTCGCGCCGAGCACGTCGACGACGTAGTGGTGGAGCAGCTGCGCGTCGAGCGAGATGCTGTACGGCCAGTCGGGGGGCTTGTCCGAGAAGCCGTACCCCGGGAAGTCGAGGCACGCGACGCGGTACCGCTCGGCCAGCACGTCCACGACGTCGCACCAGTCGATGCTGCTCGTCGGGAACCCGTGCACGAGGAGCACGAGCGGCGCGTCACGCGGACCGCACTCGGCGTGGAAGACGCGCACGTCGCGCCCGCCCGCGCTCCACGTCGCGTGGCTCCCACGGTCGAGCCACGCGCGGGCGCGGTCGTCCATCACGCGGCGAGCTGCAGCGTGAGCCACTCCGTCACGAGCGCGTCCCAGCGCCGGGCGAGCGCGGATCCGAGGAACATCTGCACACCGTGCGGCGCGCCTGGGAGCACGTGCAGCTCGGCCGGCACACCGGCCTGGTTCAGGCGCAGCGCGTACAGCACGTCCTCGTCCCGGAAGCCGTCGGCGCCCCCCGCGATCACGAGCGCAGGCGGCAGGCCGCTGAGGTCGTCGGCGCGCGCCGGCGCGGCGTACGCGGGGACGTCACCGCCGTAGCGGTCGCCGAGGTACGCGCGCCACCCGAACGTGTTCGACTCCCGGCTCCAGACCGGCAGGCCGTCCAGACGGCTCGACGACGTGGTCTGGCGGTCGTCGAGCATCGGGCACTCGAGGAGCTGGAACGCGAGCGGGACCTCGCCGCGGTCGCGCGCCAGCAGCGCGAGCGCGGCCGCGAGCCCGCCGCCCGCGCTCACACCTGCGATGCCGATCCGGTCGCGGTCGATGCCGAGCTCGTCGGCGTGCTCGTACGTCCAGCGCAGCCCCGCGTAGCAGTCGTCGAGCGGGCCGGGATACGGCGTCTCGGGCGCGAGCCGGTACTCGACCGACACACCCACGCAGCCGAGCTCCGGGCACCAGCGCGCGAAGCGCGCGTCGTCCATGTCGACCGATCCCATGACGTAACCGCCGCCGTGGATCGAGTACACGCAGGGGAGGGGACCGTCCTGGGTCTGCGCCCGGTGCACGCGCACGAAGACGTTCGGGTCGTCGCCGACGACGTGGTCGGTACGGGCGACGTCGTCGGTGAGCGCCGCGTTCAGGTCTGCGAACACTGCGAGCCGCGCGGTGCGGAGCTCGGTCAGGACCTCGGGTGTGAGCGTCGAGATCGGGACGAGCTCGAGCAGCGGTTCGATCTCGGGGTCGACGATGACGGCGTCCATGCGTCAGAGACGGTAGAGCGACGCCGCGTTCTCCCCGAGGATCTTGCGCTGCACGCTCGGCGAGAGCGCGCGCATGTTGCCCTCGGCCGTCTTCAGGGGATCCGGGTACAGGCACGTCGGGTGCGGGAAGTCGGTCTCGAACATGATGTTGTCCTCGCCGACCGCGGCGACGATCTGCGCGAGGTCCGTGTGCTCGAACCAGGTCGTCGCGTAGATCTGACGCTTGAAGTAGTCCGACGGGCTCATCGACAGCGACGCGCGCAGGCCGGGCGCGTTCTCCGCCATCTCGTAGTCGAGCGCCTCGAGGATGAACGGGATCCATCCCGCGCCGCTCTCGACGGACACGATCTTGAGCTCCGGGTACCGCTCGAGCATCCCCGAGCAGATGATGTTGACGACGACGCGCGCGTTGCCGATGAACAGCAGCGTCCCGCCGATCGCGAGCTTGGTGTCGTCGTCGTGCGAGTCCCACGGGTACGTGCCGAAGTAGTTCATCGTCGTGAGGCTCGCACCGATGTGGAAGTGCACGGGCATGTGCAGCGACGCGCACGCCTCCCACAGCGGGTCCCACGCGCGATTGGCGAGGTCGGGCGCGCCGAGGTCCTGCGGGTCGGACGTGAGGTTGACGCCGCGAAGTCCGAGGCCCGCCGCGCGTTCCACCTCACGCACCGACGCGTCGACGTCCCACCCGGGCAGCAACGCCATCGGCAGCAGCCGGTTCCCCGACTCGTCCTGGAGCTGCGCGCTCGCGTCGTTGAAGATCTCGAGGCAGACGGTCCGCAGCTCGACGTCCTCCACGACGTCGGCGAGTCCCTGGCCACCGAGCCCGACCACGCCTGGGAACACGATCTGGGCCCAGATGCCGATCTCGTCGAGCAGCTCGACGCGCGCACGCGGGTCGTACGCGGCGACGTGGGCCTGCTCGATCTCCCACTCGTAGAGGCCCTCGAACGACCGGCCCTTGTGGCCCTCCCGGTCGATGACGCCCCCCGCGCCGGCCCGGCCGAGCACCGCGCCGTCGACGACCCACGTCGCCGCGCCGTCGACCTTCGTCACGTGCGGCACGCGGTCGCGCCACTTGCTCGGCGCGCGGCTGGTCCACAGGTCGTGCGCCTCCGTCATGTGGGTGTCCGCGTCGATCACCTTCACCTGGTCGAGCGGGAGTGCCATGTCCGTCCCTTCGTCGCTCTCCGTCTGTCCACGTGTCTCTACGTGTTGCGCGGGAACCCGAGATCGACCCCGCCGTGACTCGGGTCGAGCCAGCGGCTCGTGACGACCTTCGTGCGGGTGAAGAACCGCACGCCGTCCGCCCCGTGCGCGTGCAGGTCCCCGAACAGCGACGACTTCCAGCCGCCGAACGAGAAGTACGCCATCGGCACCGGGATGGGGACGTTGACGCCGACCATCCCGACCTCGACCTCGTCCTCGAAGCGACGGGCTGCACCGCCGTCGTTCGTGAAGATCGCGGTGCCGTTGCCGTAGGGATTGGCGTTGACGAGCGCGAGCGCCTCGTCGTACGTCGCCACCCGCACGACCGACAGCACCGGCCCGAAGATCTCGTCGGTGTAGAGCGTCATGTCGGGCGAGACGTTGTCGAACAGCGTCGGCCCGAGCCAGAAGCCGGCCGTCTCGCCCTCCACCGGGTGCTCCCGCCCGTCGACGACGAGCTTCGCGCCCGCGTCGACGCCGGCATCGAGATACGACACGACCCGGTCGCGATGCGCGCCCGTGACGAGCGGCCCCATGTCCGCGGCTGGTGTCCGACCGTCGCCGACCGTGAGCCCGGTGATGCGATCCGCGATCTTCGCCACCAGCTCGTCGGCGACGGGCTCGACCGCGACGACGACCGA
This genomic window from Acidimicrobiia bacterium contains:
- a CDS encoding amidohydrolase family protein, which gives rise to MALPLDQVKVIDADTHMTEAHDLWTSRAPSKWRDRVPHVTKVDGAATWVVDGAVLGRAGAGGVIDREGHKGRSFEGLYEWEIEQAHVAAYDPRARVELLDEIGIWAQIVFPGVVGLGGQGLADVVEDVELRTVCLEIFNDASAQLQDESGNRLLPMALLPGWDVDASVREVERAAGLGLRGVNLTSDPQDLGAPDLANRAWDPLWEACASLHMPVHFHIGASLTTMNYFGTYPWDSHDDDTKLAIGGTLLFIGNARVVVNIICSGMLERYPELKIVSVESGAGWIPFILEALDYEMAENAPGLRASLSMSPSDYFKRQIYATTWFEHTDLAQIVAAVGEDNIMFETDFPHPTCLYPDPLKTAEGNMRALSPSVQRKILGENAASLYRL
- a CDS encoding alpha/beta hydrolase, which produces MDDRARAWLDRGSHATWSAGGRDVRVFHAECGPRDAPLVLLVHGFPTSSIDWCDVVDVLAERYRVACLDFPGYGFSDKPPDWPYSISLDAQLLHHYVVDVLGASRCRVVAHDRGDSVALLLHERIARGEVDGLALDHLVLANGNIFLPLANLTEFQKRVLDPAGWEAVRDLVTADALAQGMGASTFTPPRGPDDPTVAALATTFAFADGTAVLHDTIQYLRERAEHEVTWLRSLATSDVPTTVVWGMCDTVSPPRVATHVWEHYVRAKPGSNELWLVPDANHYLQNDRPDAFVDVVVRAFERTGPRPPGPVGDGPGAPVRIDHSAARLPDATDVFAI
- a CDS encoding alpha/beta hydrolase codes for the protein MDAVIVDPEIEPLLELVPISTLTPEVLTELRTARLAVFADLNAALTDDVARTDHVVGDDPNVFVRVHRAQTQDGPLPCVYSIHGGGYVMGSVDMDDARFARWCPELGCVGVSVEYRLAPETPYPGPLDDCYAGLRWTYEHADELGIDRDRIGIAGVSAGGGLAAALALLARDRGEVPLAFQLLECPMLDDRQTTSSSRLDGLPVWSRESNTFGWRAYLGDRYGGDVPAYAAPARADDLSGLPPALVIAGGADGFRDEDVLYALRLNQAGVPAELHVLPGAPHGVQMFLGSALARRWDALVTEWLTLQLAA
- a CDS encoding STAS domain-containing protein encodes the protein MSLPLHELELDVRDGALVATVVGEIDLTNVAAIEGRILEVARRERVRVVVLDMSRVEYLDSAAFAAIQRIAAVVPVKLAVARTATVYRAVIVAGLDRMAPTFETVAAALRSNG